The genome window CTTCAATTAAGTCTTCGGTAAATTCTACTGGATGAGAAGTGGTGTAACGGATACGGTCGATACCATCTATGGTAGCAACTAAGGTTAATAACTCAGAGAAGCGGCAAATAGTACCATCGTGCATATCGCCACGGTAAGCGTTTACGTTTTGTCCTAGCAGGTTAACTTCGCGCACGCCTTGCTCGGCCAGTTGGGCTATTTCATAAAGTACGTCATCAAGCGGACGGCTTACTTCTTCACCACGAGTGTAAGGTACAACACAGAAAGTACAATACTTTGAACAACCTTCCATAATCGAAACAAATGCTGTTGGGCCTTCAGCTTTTGGCTCGGGTAAACGGTCAAATTTTTCAATTTCAGGGAAGCTTACATCTACTACTGATGTATGTTCGCCATTCACTTGGTTAATCATTTCAGGTAAGCGGTGCAAAGTTTGTGGACCGAATACAATATCAACAAATGGTGCACGTTGACGTATGGCATCACCTTCTTGCGAAGCAACACAACCACCAACACCAATAACTAAATCTGGCTTGTCATTTTTGAAATTTTTCCAACGTCCTAGTTGATGAAAAACTTTTTCTTGGGCTTTCTCTCGAATAGAGCAGGTGTTTAATAACAGCACATCCGCTTCTTCCGGCTCATGAACTTCTGTGAAGCCGTGCGTAGAATCTAATAAATCTGCCATTTTCTGCGAGTCATACTCGTTCATTTGACAGCCCCAAGTTTTAATATAAAGCTTTTTACTCATTACTAGTTTGCCCAATAAATAATGTTTGTTTAACGTGTTTAGCCATAACTGTTGCCAGTTATTAACTAAAAGGGGGCGTATTTTACTCTTTCTTCACATTCTGCGCTAGCATGCAGCGAGTATTAATTTGTAATTAATTGCATTTAAGCCCTTATTTAACGCAAAAACCGACAGATAATTGTCGGTTTAAGTATTATTACAACGAAGTAAGCTTTTATTAATTGGCTATTCTGCTGTTTC of Thalassotalea fonticola contains these proteins:
- the miaB gene encoding tRNA (N6-isopentenyl adenosine(37)-C2)-methylthiotransferase MiaB, whose product is MSKKLYIKTWGCQMNEYDSQKMADLLDSTHGFTEVHEPEEADVLLLNTCSIREKAQEKVFHQLGRWKNFKNDKPDLVIGVGGCVASQEGDAIRQRAPFVDIVFGPQTLHRLPEMINQVNGEHTSVVDVSFPEIEKFDRLPEPKAEGPTAFVSIMEGCSKYCTFCVVPYTRGEEVSRPLDDVLYEIAQLAEQGVREVNLLGQNVNAYRGDMHDGTICRFSELLTLVATIDGIDRIRYTTSHPVEFTEDLIEVYKEIPELVSHLHLPVQSGSDRILNMMKRGHTAIEYKSKIRALKKARPDICMSSDFIIGYPGETDADFEATMNLIQAVDFDLSFSFIYSARPGTPAADAIDDVSEDTKKQRLYILQERINNQALSIARKMLGTEQRILVEGPSKKNPMELRGRTENNRIVNFEAPHTVIGKFVDIEVTDVYSNSLRGKLIRTEEEMGLRIAHSPADILANQHHQSVTEHTDDLGVATFTP